In candidate division KSB1 bacterium, the sequence GGTGCGATCCTTGTTCTCTGTGCCGTAGGCGGAGTTCAGTCTCAATCCATTACCGTGGATCGGCAAATGAGCCGGTACAAGGTGCCGCGCCTTGCCTTTGTCAACAAATGCGACCGCGTCGGCGCCAATCCGGAAAAAGTCACCGAGCAGCTGCGCGATAAGCTGAATCATAACGCCGTGCTCATGCAGCTTCCCATCGGCCTGGAATCCTCTTTTGAAGGCATCATCGACTTGGTAAAGATGAAGGCCTATTATTTTGACGGCCCCAACGGCGATATTGTCAGAGAGGAAGAGATCCCTGCCGCGCTTCTGCCCAAAGCGCGCGAGAAACGCGATCAGATGCTCGATGCAGTGTCGATGTTCAGCGACGAATTGATGGAAGCCTACTTGGAAGACCGGGTCACGGAAGATTTGATTCGACAGGCAGTACGCAAGGGGACTCTGGCGTTAGAATTGACGCCGGTCTTTCTCGGCTCGGCTTTCAAAAATAAAGGCGTTCAGCTCCTGCTGGATGCGGTCATCGATTACCTCCCAAATCCGGCCGACATTACCAATGTTGCTTTGGATCTTGATAATAACGAGTCGCACGTCACCCTTACCGCCGATGAAAAGGCCCCCTTGGTGATGCTTGCCTTCAAGTTGGATGATACGCGTTACGGCCAGCTGACCTATGTGCGCGTTTATCAGGGTAGAATCACAAAAGGCGACGAAATCAAAAACGCGCGAACCGGCAGGATTGCGCGCGTCGGCAGACTCATCCGTATGCACGCGGATGAGATGGAAGACATCACCACGGCGGGTCCGGGCGAAATCGTGGCGCTGTTCGGCATCGAATGCGCTTCCGGCGACACGTTTACCTCGCCGGAAATAAATTTAGCAATGACCTCGATGTATGTCCCCACGCCGGTTATCTCGCTTTCTATAAAGGCCAAAGATAACAAATCCGCCGAACAAATGGCCAAAGCTTTGAATCGGTTTGCCAAAGAGGATCCTTCATTCCATACCTTTGTCGATCCGGAGACCAACGACACCATCATTCGCGGCATGGGGGAGCTGCATCTTGAGGTTTATATTGAAAGAATGCGGCGTGAGTACAAAGTCGAACTGGAAGTCGGCGCACCCCAGGTGGCCTACCGCGAGAGCATTTCGCAAAGCGCCGCCTTTGATTACACCCACAAGAAGCAGACGGGCGGCGCCGGACAGTATGCCCGAGTCTGCGGCATTTTGGAGCCGACTCAGGAGAGCGATTTTATGTTTGTCGACGAGATCAAAGGCGGGGTCATACCGGCAGAGTTTATTCCTTCGTGCGAGAAGGGTTTTAGAACCGCACTTGAAAAAGGACCGCTCACGGGCTTTCCAATTGTGGGCGTCAAAGTGACGATCAACGACGGCAACTTTCATCCGGTCGATTCCTCGGATATTGCCTTCCAGACCGCCGCGCTTTCGGCATTTCGTGAAGCCTATTTGCGCTGCAAGCCGATCATTCTAGAGCCGATCATGCGCGTTGCCGTCGAAAGCCCTTCCGAATTTCAGGGAGCCATTCTAGGCACTCTCAATCAACGACGCGGCATCATCCTTTCGGCTACGGAAGACAACAATTTTACCGTCATCGAAGCCGAGGTGCCCTTGGCCGAAATGTTCGGCTATTCGACCGTTCTCCGTTCGGCAACACAGGGCAAGGCGGAATTCACCATGGAATTCAGCCGTTACGCCAAAGTGCCGGAATCCATTGCCGAGCAACTCAAGAAACAGTTTGCAGAAAAGAAACAACTTCGCTAAACGGCATTAAGTGCAAGAGGGTCTTTAATGATCAAAGAACAACTTTTAAAGCGAAGCCCGATACGGGTTTTGGAGAAAAGCCTCGACGGGGGATTAAAGGCGGGTGGATTGGGCCTTTTGACCGCCAACCGGGGCCTCGGCAAGACGGCCTGCCTGGTGCACTTGGCTACGGATGTGCTGCTGCGCAACGAAAACGTCATGCACGTTTCGTTCGCCGATGATCCCCACCATATCGTCAGCTGGTATGAGGAGGTTTTCAACGAAATTGCCAAACTTTACAAGCTTGAGCATGCCACGGATGTTCACGAAGAGCTGATCCGACATCGCCTCATCCTTCATTTTCGCAATAAACAGATCGATTTTGCCGAGATCAAAAAGAACATCGAACAGCTCATTTCTGCATCTGAAAAACCGGTCTCTCTTTTTATCGTCGACGGCCTTCCGCTCGACGCGTTGAATGAAAACCTCTTGTCTCAATGGCACGAATTCGTTTCCTCCGGTAATGCCGCCGTTTGGTTTGCTGCAGCGATGAGCGATGAACAGCATCAACAATACCTGCAGACCGGCTCTCTGCCCGATCCGAGTGTGCAGCGCGCCTTCGACGTCATCATTGTCTTGGAACCCGCTCAAGAATACATCGATCTGCGGCTGCTGAAATCTCCCGCGCCCATTGATCAGCATCTCCGTCTTAAACTCGATCCGAAAACTTTATTAATCTCGAATCATCGG encodes:
- the fusA gene encoding elongation factor G, which codes for MSDITKRRNIGISAHIDSGKTTLTERILYYTRKIHAIHEVKGKDGVGATMDSMELERERGITIQAASTNVTWKNHSIDIIDTPGHVDFTVEVERSLRVLDGAILVLCAVGGVQSQSITVDRQMSRYKVPRLAFVNKCDRVGANPEKVTEQLRDKLNHNAVLMQLPIGLESSFEGIIDLVKMKAYYFDGPNGDIVREEEIPAALLPKAREKRDQMLDAVSMFSDELMEAYLEDRVTEDLIRQAVRKGTLALELTPVFLGSAFKNKGVQLLLDAVIDYLPNPADITNVALDLDNNESHVTLTADEKAPLVMLAFKLDDTRYGQLTYVRVYQGRITKGDEIKNARTGRIARVGRLIRMHADEMEDITTAGPGEIVALFGIECASGDTFTSPEINLAMTSMYVPTPVISLSIKAKDNKSAEQMAKALNRFAKEDPSFHTFVDPETNDTIIRGMGELHLEVYIERMRREYKVELEVGAPQVAYRESISQSAAFDYTHKKQTGGAGQYARVCGILEPTQESDFMFVDEIKGGVIPAEFIPSCEKGFRTALEKGPLTGFPIVGVKVTINDGNFHPVDSSDIAFQTAALSAFREAYLRCKPIILEPIMRVAVESPSEFQGAILGTLNQRRGIILSATEDNNFTVIEAEVPLAEMFGYSTVLRSATQGKAEFTMEFSRYAKVPESIAEQLKKQFAEKKQLR
- a CDS encoding AAA family ATPase, with product MIKEQLLKRSPIRVLEKSLDGGLKAGGLGLLTANRGLGKTACLVHLATDVLLRNENVMHVSFADDPHHIVSWYEEVFNEIAKLYKLEHATDVHEELIRHRLILHFRNKQIDFAEIKKNIEQLISASEKPVSLFIVDGLPLDALNENLLSQWHEFVSSGNAAVWFAAAMSDEQHQQYLQTGSLPDPSVQRAFDVIIVLEPAQEYIDLRLLKSPAPIDQHLRLKLDPKTLLISNHRV